A window of Synchiropus splendidus isolate RoL2022-P1 chromosome 9, RoL_Sspl_1.0, whole genome shotgun sequence contains these coding sequences:
- the tm9sf2 gene encoding transmembrane 9 superfamily member 2: MFQWLLGAALLAAATGFYLPGLVPVSFCEPGKDQVPDCKTTIELFVNRLDSVESVLPYEYTAFDFCSEQKSKRPSENLGQVLFGERIEPSPYKFDFNKPAVCQKVCIKTYDTKNLVDKGKLDFLKNGMLLNYQHHWIVDNMPVTWCYDVEDEQKFCNPGFPIGCYVTEAGLHKDACVVNPNFSEHDAFYIFNHVDITIYYHVVEHEQLGARLVAAKIEPKSYEHPSDDTPNCSGGPKFLKNKHSGQFKIQYTYSVNFVEDKKIRWASRWDYILESMPHTNIQWFSIMNSLVIVLFLSGMVAMIMLRTLHKDIARYNQMDSVEDAQEEFGWKLVHGDVFRPPRKGMLLSVFIGSGTQIFIMTFATLFLACLGFLSPANRGALMTCAVVLWVLLGTPAGYVAARLYKSFGGEKWKTNVLLTAFLCPGVVFADFFVMNLILWGEGSSAAMPFGTLVAILALWFCISVPLTFVGAYFGFKKAGIEHPVRTNQIPRQIPEQSFYTKPFPGIVMGGILPFGCIFIQLFFILNSIWSHQMYYMFGFLFLVFIILVITCSEATILLCYFHLCAEDYHWQWRSFLTSGFTAVYFLVYAVHYFFSKLQITGLASTILYFGYTMIMALIFFLFTGTIGFFACFWFVTKIYSVVKVD, from the exons ATGTTCCAGTGGCTCCTCGGAGCTGCTCTGCTGGCCGCCGCCACCGGCTTCTACCTCCCGGGTCTGGTCCCGGTCAGTTTCTGCGAGCCCGGGAAGGACCAGGTACCGGACTGCAAG acGACCATTGAGCTGTTTGTCAACAGACTGGACTCCGTGGAGTCGGTTCTGCCTTATGAGTACACAGC GTTTGATTTCTGCTCGGAACAAAAGTCCAAGCGGCCGTCTGAGAATCTAGGTCAAGTTCTGTTCGGCGAGAGGATTGAGCCTTCACCATACAAG TTTGACTTCAACAAACCTGCCGTCTGTCAGAAGGTTTGTATCAAGACATACGATACAAAAAACTTGGTGGACAAAGGGAAACTGGACTTCCTGAAGAACGGAATGTTGCTCAACTACCAACATCACTG GATTGTGGACAACATGCCTGTGACCTGGTGCTACGACGTCGAGGATGAACAGAAGTTCTGTAATCCTGGATTTCCCATCGGATGCTACGTCACTGAAGCAGGGCTACACAAAGACGCCTGCGTGGTCAAC CCCAACTTCAGCGAGCATGATGCCTTCTACATCTTCAACCACGTGGACATCACCATCTACTACCATGTGGTGGAGCATGAGCAGCTTGGAGCTCGACTGGTGGCAGCCAAAATTGAACCCAAAAG ctACGAGCACCCCAGCGACGACACCCCCAACTGCTCTGGGGGCCCTAAATTTCTCAAGAACAAGCACTCGGGCCAGTTCAAGATCCAATACACGTACTCCGTCAACTTTGTG GAAGACAAGAAGATCCGTTGGGCTTCCAGGTGGGACTACATCCTGGAGTCGATGCCTCACACCAACATCCAGTGGTTCAG CATCATGAACTCTCTGGTGATTGTACTCTTCCTGTCCGGGATGGTCGCCATGATCATGTTGAGGACGCTGCACAAGGACATCGCCAGATACAACCAGATGGACTCTGTG GAGGATGCTCAGGAGGAGTTTGGCTGGAAGCTCGTTCATGGAGACGTGTTCCGACCTCCCAGGAAAGGAATGCTGCTGTCTGTCTTCATTGGTTCTGGAACTCAGATCTTCATCATGACCTTTGCCACGCTCT TCCTCGCCTGTCTTGGCTTTCTCTCGCCGGCCAACCGCGGCGCTCTGATGACCTGTGCAGTGGTTCTCTGGGTTCTCCTGGGGACTCCGGCGGGTTACGTGGCTGCTCGCCTCTACAAAT CTTTCGGAGGAGAGAAATGGAAGACCAACGTCCTTCTCACGGCGTTCCTCTGTCCAGG GGTGGTCTTTGCTGATTTCTTTGTGATGAACCTGATCCTCTGGGGCGAGGGCTCTTCAGCCGCGATGCCCTTTGGGACTCTGGTCGCCATCTTGGCTCTGTGGTTCTGCATCTCAGTGCCGCTGACGTTCGTTGGAGCGTACTTTGGCTTCAAGAAGGCG GGCATCGAACACCCGGTGCGGACCAATCAGATCCCTCGACAGATTCCTGAGCAGTCCTTCTACACCAAGCCTTTCCCTGGAATCGTCATGGGAGGAATACTACCCTTCGGATGCATCTTCATCCAGCTGTTCTTCATATTGAACTCCATCTG GTCCCACCAGATGTACTACATGTTCGGCTTCCTCTTTttggtcttcatcatcctcgtcATCACCTGCTCCGAGGCCACTATCCTGCTCTGCTACTTCCATCTGTGTGCTGAG GACTATCACTGGCAGTGGCGCTCCTTCCTGACCAGCGGCTTCACGGCTGTCTACTTCCTGGTGTACGCCGTTCACTACTTCTTCTCGAAGCTGCAGATCACCGGGTTAGCCAGCACCATCCTTTACTTTGGCTACACCATGATCATGGCGCTCATCTTCTTCCTGTTCACAG GTACGATCGGCTTCTTCGCCTGCTTTTGGTTCGTCACCAAGATCTACAGTGTGGTGAAGGTGGACTGA
- the pcca gene encoding propionyl-CoA carboxylase alpha chain, mitochondrial produces the protein MAAHSLLTSLSRLLSAAKRSSVRCRCPAHSTRLYSTVHASEEKTFDKILIANRGEIACRVIKTCRKMGIQTVAVHSDVDSSAVHVKMADEAVCVGPAPTSKSYLNMDAIMDAIRRTGAQAVHPGYGFLSENKEFAKRLAAEGVAFIGPDTHAIQAMGDKIESKLIAKAAKVNTIPGFDGVVESADAAVKISQEIGYPVMIKASAGGGGKGMRIAWNDDEAREGFRFSSQEAASSFGDDRLLIEKFIDNPRHIEIQVLADKHGNALWLNERECSIQRRNQKVVEEAPSTFLDLETRRAMGEQAVQLAKAVQYSSAGTVEFLVDSRKNFYFLEMNTRLQVEHPITECITGLDLVEQMIRVAKGYQLQHQQEDIPINGWAVESRVYAEDPYKSFGLPSIGRLSQYQEPLDLSNVRVDSGIQEGSDISIYYDPMISKLVTYGATRAEALAKMEEALDHYVIRGVTHNIPLLREIITHPRFVSGDISTNFLPEVYPEGFKGLQLSAELRRELLAAATTLHVTAQLRSQRFLGDLRISSTPVDSTRWDLSVELGEQRHDVTVRRSGEGFSVEVEGGRVDVSGQWNLASPLLPLNINGTQRMLQCLSREASGDIVLQYLGTSFKVRVLSKLAAQLNAFMPEKVPEDTSSILRSPMPGTVVAVSVKPGDTVAEGQEICVIEAMKMQNSMTAVKQAKVKHVHCKAGETVGEGDLLVELE, from the exons ATGGCGGCGCACAGTCTTCTCACGTCACTGAGCAGGCTGCTTTCTGCTGCCAAG CGCTCCTCTGTCCGCTGCAGATGTCCCGCCCACAGCACCCGCCTGTATTCCACCGTGCATGCGTCAGAAGAGAAG ACGTTCGATAAGATCCTCATCGCCAACCGAGGGGAGATCGCCTGCAGG GTCATCAAGACATGCCGGAAGATGGGCATCCAGACCGTGGCGGTCCACAGCGACGTGGACTCCAGCGCG GTCCATGTGAAAATGGCAGACGAGGCGGTCTGTGTGGGCCCGGCGCCCACCAGCAAGAGCTACCTCAACATGGACGCCATCATGGACGCCATCCGGAGGACTGGAGCTCAGGCT GTTCACCCTGGCTATGGGTTCCTGTCTGAAAACAAGGAATTTGCCAAGAGACTG GCAGCCGAGGGCGTAGCCTTCATTGGCCCCGACACTCACGCTATCCAGGCCATGGGAGACAAAATCGAGAGCAAGCTGATCGCCAAGGCGGCGAAGGTCAACACCATCCCAGGCTTCGACGGCGTTGTGGAG AGCGCTGACGCCGCTGTCAAGATTTCTCAGGAGATCG GTTACCCAGTGATGATCAAGGCCTCggcaggaggaggggggaaGGGCATGAGGATCGCGTGGAACGACGACGAGGCCAG AGAAGGGTTTAGGTTCTCGTCCCAGGAGGCTGCCTCCAGTTTTGGGGACGACCGGCTGCTCATTGAGAAGTTCATCGACAACCCGAGACACATTGAAATCCAG GTGTTGGCTGACAAGCATGGAAACGCTCTGTGGCTCAATGAGCGTGAGTGTTCCATCCAGAGGAGGAACCagaaggtggtggaggaggcgccgaG CACCTTCCTGGACCTGGAGACCCGCAGGGCCATGGGTGAGCAGGCGGTCCAGCTGGCCAAAGCAGTCCAGTACTCCTCTGCTGGGACCGTGGAGTTTCTGGTGGACTCCAGGAagaacttctacttcctggagATGAACACTAGGCTGCAGGTGGAGCACCCCATCACAGAGTGCATCACAGGGCTGGACCTGGTGGAGCAGATGATCCGGGTGGCCAAAGGTTACCAGCTCCAGCACCAACAGGAGGACATCCCCATCAACGGCTGGGCAGTGGAGAGCCGGGTCTACGCcgag GACCCCTACAAGTCGTTTGGGCTTCCCTCCATCGGCCGACTGTCTCAGTACCAGGAGCCACTGGACCTCAGCAAT gttCGGGTCGATAGCGGTATCCAAGaaggaagtgacatcagcaTCTACTACGACCCGATGATCTCAAAG CTCGTGACCTACGGGGCAACGCGAGCAGAGGCCCTCGCCAAGATGGAGGAAGCACTGGACCATTACGTCATCAGAG GCGTCACACACAACATCCCACTCCTGAGGGAGATCATCACTCACCCCCGCTTCGTCTCCGGCGACATCAGCACCAACTTCCTCCCGGAGGTTTACCCCGAGGGCTTCAAGGGTCTGCAGCTGAGCGCCGAGCTGCGGCGGGAGCTGCTGGCGGCCGCCACCACACTCCATGTCACTGCGCAGCTGCGTTCCCAGAGGTTCCTGGGGGACTTGAG GATCTCCTCCACCCCGGTGGACAGCACTCGCTGGGACCTGAGCGTGGAGCTGGGTGAGCAGAGACACGACGTGACCGTCCGAAGGTCGGGAGAGGGTTTTTCT gtggaggtggagggaggaCGAGTGGACGTCAGTGGACAGTGGAACTTGGCGTCTCCGCTGTTGCCCCTCAACATCAACGGCACTCAGAGAATGTTGCAG TGTCTGTCCAGAGAGGCGTCAGGTGACATTGTGCTGCAGTACCTGGGGACATCG TTCAAGGTCCGGGTTCTGTCCAAACTGGCTGCGCAGCTCAACGCCTTCATGCCAGAGAAGGTTCCAGAAGACACCAGCAGCATCCTGCGCTCACCCATGCCGGGCACAGTGGTGGCTGTGTCGGTCAAGCCCGGAGACACG GTGGCGGAAGGCCAGGAGATCTGTGTCATCGAAGCCATGAAGATGCAGAACAGCATGACGGCCGTCAAACAGGCCAAG GTGAAGCACGTCCACTGTAAAGCCGGGGAGACGGTCGGGGAAGGAGACctgttggtggagctggagTAG
- the LOC128764516 gene encoding zinc finger protein ZIC 4-like, producing the protein MKRTAAASRHNGLVSPLGNNNSGASSIVSPPPPHGASPDIGAAGATEGLLDFSTGPGIKSELVCKWVERSSPRARPGRTVCEQTFGSMHELVEHVTSEHVAAGLESLSHVCMWDACLRGGKAFKAKYKLINHIRVHTGEKPFSCAFPNCGKMFARSENLKIHTRTHTGEKPFQCDFCERRFANSSDRKKHSQVHTASKPYDCKALGCTKSYTHPSSLRKHMKIHVKSSPTSEPADMYDSPPHQHQAPHPALLEPLDLKMSRMAPAFTSRTGKFPLLDLKAAGEADHKLLLRSASPATMPLDLSLSGLKSQLAQQQQSSRAARRSQRCVNPALPHLSNIKEWYVCTRTAAPDFPLLHHDHIKSEPSDDEEYGT; encoded by the exons ATGAAGCGGACGGCCGCGGCGTCCAGGCACAATGGCCTCGTCTCCCCGCTGGGGAACAACAACTCCGGGGCTTCCAGCATCgtctcgccgccgccgccgcacggAGCCTCCCCGGACATCGGAGCCGCCGGGGCGACGGAAGGCCTGCTGGATTTCTCCACAGGCCCGGGCATCAAGAGCGAACTGGTGTGCAAGTGGGTCGAGCGAAGTTCGCCCCGAGCTCGGCCGGGCCGGACCGTCTGCGAGCAAACTTTCGGCTCCATGCACGAGCTGGTGGAGCACGTCACCAGCGAGCACGTCGCGGCGGGACTGGAGAGCCTGAGTCACGTCTGCATGTGGGACGCGTGTCTGCGCGGAGGGAAGGCGTTCAAAGCCAAATACAAACTCATCAACCACATCCGCGTGCACACCGGGGAGAAGCCCTTCTCCTGCGCCTTCCCCAACTGCGGCAAGATGTTCGCCCGCTCCGAGAACCTCAAGAtccacacgcgcacgcacacgg GGGAGAAGCCGTTCCAGTGCGACTTCTGCGAGCGGCGTTTCGCCAACAGCAGCGACAGGAAGAAGCACTCGCAGGTGCACACGGCGTCCAAGCCCTACGACTGCAAGGCGCTGGGGTGCACCAAGTCCTACACCCACCCCAGCTCCCTGCGCAAGCACATGAAGATCCACGTCAAGTCCTCGCCTACCTCCGAGCCCGCCGACATGTACGACTCCCCGCCGCATCAGCACCAGGCCCCGCACCCGGCGCTCCTGGAGCCTCTGGATCTCAAGATGAGCCGCATGGCGCCCGCCTTCACGTCTCGGACCGGCAAGTTCCCGCTGCTGGACCTGAAGGCGGCCGGCGAGGCCGACcacaagctgctgctgcggagCGCCTCCCCGGCCACCATGCCGCTGGACCTCTCCCTGTCGGGCCTGAAGAGCCAGctggcccagcagcagcagagcagccgaGCCGCGCGGCGCAGTCAGCGCTGCGTCAACCCGGCGTTGCCTCACCTGTCGAACATTAAGGAGTGGTACGTCTGCACCAGGACTGCGGCGCCCGACTTCCCCCTGCTCCACCACGACCACATCAAATCAGAACCCAGTGACGATGAGGAGTACGGCACGTAG